In Pajaroellobacter abortibovis, the following are encoded in one genomic region:
- a CDS encoding response regulator transcription factor yields the protein MKKGNILLVTQKVEVANVLEAYLTLEGYQIQMAPKEGAALDAIQFDIILVDSHFDMQVYDSILFRCLHGLSEGEKPALLYLKQEPEFLADPLSSFERKNSLRLGEILYQMEYVLLHRLLKSLSFSVSRADTKRYVMWSMSALPIIDFLAECASFNKSISVFLSSSSSLANVWFAEGRMVDVMVDELRGVEALSRLALWKEAKLMIRTLYRPPFDFIKKPWMVLLEEAYHKLLS from the coding sequence GTGAAAAAGGGGAACATTTTATTAGTGACGCAGAAAGTTGAAGTAGCGAATGTCCTTGAGGCTTATCTTACGTTGGAAGGATACCAGATCCAGATGGCTCCGAAAGAAGGTGCTGCACTGGATGCAATCCAGTTCGACATTATTTTGGTCGACTCTCATTTTGATATGCAGGTTTATGATTCGATTCTGTTCCGATGTTTACACGGACTATCGGAAGGAGAAAAGCCTGCTCTACTTTATCTTAAACAGGAGCCCGAGTTTCTTGCCGATCCTTTGTCTTCCTTTGAGCGAAAAAATTCTCTCCGGTTAGGGGAAATCTTATATCAGATGGAATATGTTCTTCTCCATCGCTTACTTAAGAGTCTATCTTTTTCCGTTTCTAGAGCAGATACGAAACGATACGTAATGTGGTCCATGAGCGCTTTACCCATTATCGACTTTTTAGCGGAATGTGCTTCGTTTAACAAATCAATCTCTGTTTTTCTTTCATCCTCTTCTTCTTTAGCTAATGTCTGGTTTGCGGAAGGTCGCATGGTGGATGTCATGGTAGATGAGTTGCGGGGGGTCGAAGCCTTAAGCCGTCTTGCTCTCTGGAAGGAAGCAAAACTGATGATTCGAACACTTTATCGACCCCCTTTTGATTTCATCAAAAAACCATGGATGGTTCTCTTAGAAGAAGCGTACCATAAGCTCCTATCCTGA
- a CDS encoding DUF47 domain-containing protein, which produces MKLQELIRLLLPKEEIFFNIIEQQTSIVYEAAQVLAHFSQNVFVNTTVRDTIQELEHQGDRLIQALEESLARTFITPIDREDIHKLAIELDDILDLINLTARSFFLYGVEQPSTPMKQLAGLLVESTAILKEAIPSLRKHDYTKLREIKRAVKKIEKEGDIIFREAMSNLFHDSHISAKVLLREKEILESLEAAIDHCEEVSEFLANLAVKHG; this is translated from the coding sequence ATGAAACTTCAAGAACTCATCCGTCTATTGCTCCCCAAAGAAGAAATCTTTTTTAACATTATCGAGCAACAAACTTCGATTGTTTATGAGGCTGCTCAAGTCCTGGCGCATTTTAGCCAGAATGTCTTTGTTAATACGACTGTACGAGACACCATTCAAGAACTTGAGCATCAAGGGGACCGATTAATCCAAGCTTTAGAAGAGTCATTAGCTCGTACCTTTATTACACCTATTGATCGAGAAGATATCCACAAACTGGCTATTGAGCTAGACGATATTCTCGATTTAATCAATCTCACTGCCCGCTCTTTCTTTCTGTACGGAGTCGAACAACCTTCTACTCCCATGAAACAATTGGCTGGACTTTTAGTAGAAAGTACAGCCATTCTTAAAGAAGCAATTCCTTCCCTTCGAAAACATGATTACACAAAACTGAGAGAAATCAAACGAGCAGTTAAGAAAATTGAAAAAGAAGGTGATATCATTTTTCGAGAAGCTATGAGTAATTTGTTCCACGATTCTCATATCAGTGCCAAGGTGCTCCTGCGGGAAAAAGAGATCCTAGAGTCCCTCGAAGCAGCAATTGATCACTGCGAAGAGGTTTCAGAATTCTTAGCTAATCTAGCGGTGAAGCATGGGTAG
- a CDS encoding inorganic phosphate transporter, whose translation MGSILIIVIITALLFDYINGFHDAANAVATVVSTGVLPIRIATTLAGILNFTGAITGVAVAKTIAFEFTKPECINLSIILVILLSACIWNLITWWHAIPSSSSHALIGSLAGAITAHSGFNSFSWNTLKTKVLVPLFLSPTLGFLISFFFMIILLWIARPLRPLVIHEISRCLQLVSAAMMALSHGSNDAQKSMGMLTLALTISTPSLSSGSVPSWLFPKAPYEVPTWVILACALAISLGTMAGGRKIIKTMGTKMIRITPLQGFAAETTGAVTILTASQWGIPISTTHCINACIMGVGASKRLSAVRWGVAGNIITAWVLTLPLSGLIAFMLIKVVYLFC comes from the coding sequence ATGGGTAGCATCCTAATCATTGTCATTATTACTGCACTACTCTTCGATTATATCAACGGCTTTCACGATGCAGCCAATGCAGTAGCCACTGTTGTATCGACCGGAGTCCTCCCCATCCGGATAGCAACAACCTTAGCAGGGATTTTAAACTTTACAGGAGCGATCACAGGTGTAGCAGTAGCTAAAACGATTGCGTTCGAATTCACTAAACCAGAATGCATCAATCTATCGATTATCCTAGTGATCCTGCTAAGCGCTTGTATTTGGAATCTCATTACTTGGTGGCACGCTATTCCATCAAGTTCCTCTCATGCTCTTATTGGCAGTCTTGCAGGAGCAATTACGGCTCACTCAGGATTCAACAGTTTTTCGTGGAACACTTTAAAAACCAAGGTTCTGGTCCCTCTTTTTCTCTCTCCCACGCTCGGTTTCTTAATCTCTTTTTTCTTTATGATCATCCTTCTTTGGATTGCTCGTCCCCTGCGGCCTCTTGTGATCCACGAAATTTCTCGATGCCTCCAATTGGTATCAGCAGCCATGATGGCCCTCTCTCACGGTTCCAACGACGCTCAGAAATCGATGGGGATGCTTACACTTGCGCTGACCATATCTACTCCATCGTTATCCAGTGGATCAGTACCGTCTTGGCTTTTTCCTAAAGCACCTTATGAGGTACCCACTTGGGTCATCCTTGCATGCGCTCTTGCCATCAGCCTCGGGACCATGGCAGGAGGTAGAAAGATCATTAAAACGATGGGTACAAAGATGATCCGGATCACTCCCCTCCAAGGGTTTGCAGCCGAAACAACAGGCGCTGTAACCATTCTCACGGCAAGTCAGTGGGGCATCCCAATTTCGACCACTCACTGCATCAACGCTTGCATTATGGGGGTAGGAGCCAGCAAACGCTTATCTGCCGTGCGCTGGGGTGTAGCAGGAAACATCATCACAGCGTGGGTCCTCACTCTACCCCTGAGTGGACTCATCGCTTTCATGCTGATAAAAGTAGTCTATCTTTTCTGCTAA
- a CDS encoding serine/threonine protein kinase has translation MTAESAQTPVSPPIEQVSPPIEQTDTLIGTTLNGKYTILSPIASGGMGRIYRAEQIPLGRLVALKVLHTQFSSRPDHAGFQKRFLREANILAKLQHPNIVTVFDYGKIEKPHQEEERFFMAMEFLKGETLQKKLLTRGYLSVEETLNIAQEIGRGLCEAHSLEVVHRDLKPSNIMLCPERDGRELIKILDFGIGKMLNEDPLEADLTQEGFFLGSPHYMAPEQIGNGTIDARTDIYSLGMILYQCLSGKRPFQGETSVQMIMSHLHQPPIPLRERAPDLNIPEWLELLVMRCLEKDPNKRFANAERLLQVIDEQSPAISSLRFPALHAHSSGHTTQTATSIPTFTFRKPVLTTFFVVGGISLLGGGIFLFLFRAFFFRPATPIAVSEHHHPPPPPPIPPSRSSFSFGVESTPTGAEVIENDKVIGTTPLQIILDNQTIRSMPIRFIVRKQGYEPYVIVQGPSEENVRIIAPLTPISENIAPPPKSTSNPVNRIPVKTNYPLQQPNTNHTPHNHPSNPPSNLDIRLER, from the coding sequence ATGACTGCTGAATCCGCACAGACACCCGTCTCCCCTCCTATCGAACAAGTCTCCCCTCCTATCGAACAAACCGATACGCTCATTGGAACAACCCTCAACGGAAAGTATACCATCCTAAGTCCCATCGCTTCAGGAGGGATGGGAAGAATCTACCGGGCTGAACAGATTCCGTTAGGACGACTAGTTGCTCTGAAGGTTTTGCATACACAGTTTTCTTCTCGACCTGATCACGCTGGCTTTCAGAAGCGTTTTTTACGAGAGGCTAACATCCTCGCTAAGCTTCAGCATCCGAACATTGTCACCGTGTTTGACTACGGGAAAATAGAGAAACCTCATCAAGAAGAAGAGCGTTTCTTTATGGCCATGGAGTTTTTGAAAGGCGAAACGCTTCAAAAGAAACTCCTCACGCGAGGATATCTGTCTGTAGAAGAAACGCTTAATATCGCCCAGGAAATTGGGCGAGGACTGTGCGAAGCGCACTCGCTTGAAGTTGTGCACCGAGATCTCAAGCCATCTAACATCATGCTCTGCCCTGAACGAGATGGTAGAGAACTCATTAAAATTCTCGATTTCGGCATTGGAAAAATGCTCAATGAGGATCCTTTGGAAGCAGATTTAACGCAAGAAGGATTCTTTTTAGGCTCTCCTCACTACATGGCACCCGAACAGATAGGGAATGGGACAATCGACGCCCGAACAGATATTTATTCCTTAGGAATGATCCTCTATCAATGCTTGAGTGGAAAACGCCCCTTCCAAGGGGAAACGTCGGTGCAAATGATTATGTCTCATCTCCATCAACCACCGATCCCTTTGCGGGAGAGAGCCCCCGATCTCAACATTCCCGAATGGCTTGAACTACTGGTGATGCGGTGTCTTGAGAAAGATCCGAACAAGCGATTCGCAAACGCCGAGCGCCTACTCCAAGTGATCGACGAGCAATCGCCAGCGATATCTTCGCTTCGGTTCCCTGCCTTGCATGCCCATTCTAGTGGACACACCACACAAACAGCAACGTCTATCCCGACATTCACCTTTCGTAAACCTGTGCTCACGACTTTTTTTGTAGTAGGAGGGATAAGCCTTTTAGGAGGGGGCATTTTCCTCTTTCTCTTTCGCGCTTTTTTCTTTCGCCCAGCCACTCCTATTGCTGTTTCCGAGCACCATCACCCTCCTCCTCCCCCTCCCATCCCACCTTCACGCTCCTCTTTTTCCTTCGGCGTAGAATCCACCCCCACAGGTGCAGAAGTGATTGAAAATGACAAAGTAATAGGGACCACACCTCTTCAGATCATCTTGGACAATCAAACCATACGCTCGATGCCCATCCGTTTCATTGTCCGCAAGCAGGGTTATGAACCGTATGTGATTGTTCAAGGCCCTTCTGAAGAAAACGTGAGGATTATCGCTCCATTAACCCCCATTTCTGAAAACATTGCACCACCCCCCAAATCGACCTCAAATCCCGTCAACCGAATACCAGTAAAAACAAATTATCCTCTTCAGCAGCCTAATACAAACCATACTCCCCACAACCACCCTTCCAATCCCCCTTCTAATTTAGACATTCGATTAGAACGATAA
- the accD gene encoding acetyl-CoA carboxylase, carboxyltransferase subunit beta, with protein sequence MEHSSPASSSPKSISKTTFQRGIFRKCESCYTTLPSETFEKNFEVCPQCKHHHPLSAKRWRELLLDKGALEEWDADLVPLDPLQFRDSKSYPERIAAAQKSAQTKEAIETGRSTIEGIPIAYGAFLFSFMGGSMGSVVGEKIARLFERATEVHLPVVLLQASGGARMQEGILSLMQMAKTVSALGLLREAKLPFVSTLLHPTTGGVAASFSFLGDIVLAEPNALIGFAGPRVIENIIRQKLPPNFQRSEFLLKHGMIDQVVSRLHMRSTLAGLLQILMQAHSSSTCPL encoded by the coding sequence ATGGAACACTCATCTCCTGCCTCCTCCTCCCCCAAAAGCATTTCAAAAACAACTTTTCAACGAGGGATATTCCGTAAGTGTGAAAGCTGTTACACGACTCTTCCCAGTGAAACCTTCGAGAAAAACTTTGAAGTGTGCCCCCAATGCAAACACCACCATCCGCTTTCTGCAAAAAGATGGAGAGAACTGCTGCTGGACAAAGGGGCACTAGAAGAATGGGATGCTGATCTAGTTCCACTCGATCCACTCCAATTTCGAGATAGCAAATCGTATCCAGAACGAATTGCTGCAGCTCAGAAAAGTGCGCAGACAAAAGAAGCAATTGAAACAGGACGTAGTACAATTGAAGGAATTCCAATCGCTTATGGCGCTTTTTTATTCTCTTTTATGGGAGGCTCTATGGGCTCAGTCGTAGGGGAGAAGATCGCGCGATTGTTTGAGCGAGCGACTGAAGTCCACCTCCCTGTTGTTCTTTTACAAGCTTCTGGGGGGGCACGGATGCAGGAAGGGATCTTAAGTCTTATGCAGATGGCAAAAACCGTCTCTGCACTTGGGCTACTGCGAGAAGCTAAGCTCCCATTCGTCAGCACTCTTCTCCATCCGACAACAGGTGGAGTAGCTGCCAGTTTTTCCTTTTTAGGAGATATTGTTCTCGCAGAACCAAACGCTCTGATCGGGTTTGCAGGACCTCGTGTCATTGAAAACATTATCCGTCAGAAGCTGCCCCCTAATTTTCAGCGCAGTGAATTCCTTCTCAAGCATGGTATGATCGATCAAGTGGTCAGTCGTCTCCATATGCGGTCCACATTAGCAGGTCTACTCCAAATTCTCATGCAGGCACACTCATCCTCTACATGCCCTCTTTAG
- a CDS encoding bifunctional folylpolyglutamate synthase/dihydrofolate synthase produces the protein MPSLEAVLDNLYARTSRNITLGLERMEQACTELLHPEHQFPVIHVAGTNGKGSVCAMVESIARIKGLTTGLYTSPHLCHFNERIRIQGEPIDSLDLADVLDIALSLKIPLSFFECATLAAFLAFQRASVDIAILEVGLGGRLDATNVIPPPLACAITRIAYDHTALLGSTLSQIAREKAGIAKKGSPLVLGSLVSEAKDSIEQYAHAVGATVMHAEEDEKAARFIESHPSTGLPGRYQLENAKIAYVLGSIIGATPQERAKGIASAQWPARLETVQISGHSYLFDAAHNPDGARVLAEELQHLSPSFPTMILLFGALADKNWREMLDTLAPLFQHRIYVEPPLRTKEGEFHRAPAPAEILSRAYPGQCANSIPKALELILTFSSSSQHTPLIVVCGSIYLVGYVRALLLNLDCDPLIPL, from the coding sequence ATGCCCTCTTTAGAAGCTGTTCTCGATAATCTCTACGCACGCACTTCCCGGAACATCACATTAGGATTAGAGAGGATGGAGCAAGCGTGTACTGAGCTCCTTCACCCTGAACATCAATTTCCTGTCATCCATGTCGCTGGGACCAACGGGAAGGGTTCTGTGTGCGCAATGGTTGAGTCGATTGCACGCATCAAAGGACTCACGACCGGGCTCTACACCTCACCGCACCTCTGTCATTTTAATGAACGCATTCGCATTCAGGGAGAGCCTATTGACTCTCTGGATTTAGCAGATGTTCTCGACATCGCTCTCTCCTTAAAAATACCCCTTTCCTTTTTTGAGTGTGCCACTTTGGCAGCTTTTTTAGCTTTTCAACGCGCTTCTGTAGATATCGCCATTCTCGAGGTCGGATTGGGGGGGAGACTGGATGCAACAAACGTTATTCCACCTCCACTAGCGTGCGCGATCACCCGCATTGCCTATGATCACACGGCGTTACTCGGTTCCACACTCTCCCAAATCGCTCGAGAGAAAGCTGGAATCGCCAAAAAAGGCTCACCGCTTGTATTGGGATCTCTCGTTTCAGAAGCCAAAGATTCCATTGAGCAATACGCTCATGCAGTAGGAGCGACGGTAATGCATGCCGAAGAAGATGAAAAAGCTGCGCGCTTCATCGAGAGCCATCCATCCACCGGACTCCCCGGCAGGTATCAACTCGAGAATGCAAAAATAGCTTATGTATTGGGGAGCATCATCGGGGCTACCCCTCAAGAGAGAGCAAAGGGGATCGCTTCTGCGCAATGGCCCGCAAGATTAGAAACCGTACAAATAAGTGGTCACTCCTATCTGTTTGACGCAGCTCATAATCCTGATGGCGCACGTGTACTAGCAGAAGAACTGCAACACCTCTCCCCTTCTTTCCCTACTATGATTCTGCTTTTTGGAGCGCTTGCTGATAAAAACTGGCGTGAGATGCTGGATACCCTTGCTCCTCTCTTTCAGCACCGAATTTATGTTGAGCCTCCTCTGCGGACTAAAGAAGGGGAATTTCACCGAGCGCCTGCCCCCGCTGAAATCCTCTCAAGAGCGTATCCGGGGCAATGTGCCAATTCCATACCAAAGGCGCTTGAACTGATTCTCACGTTCTCCTCCTCTTCTCAACATACGCCTTTAATTGTAGTATGTGGGTCTATTTATTTAGTCGGTTATGTTCGCGCGCTTCTTTTGAATCTCGATTGCGATCCTCTCATACCACTTTAA
- a CDS encoding DUF520 family protein, whose translation MPSFDTVSKIQWNEVDNTLQQAQKEIAQRFDFKNTETSLEKKEELIVLSSATEERCRAVFQVLQEKLTKRKVSLKFLYPQKPEPAGKCGTRMSIKIKERIDGKKGKTLVHTIKESRREVQAYIQKSQVCVTGKNKDDLQTII comes from the coding sequence ATGCCCAGCTTTGACACTGTTTCCAAAATCCAATGGAATGAAGTCGACAATACTCTACAGCAAGCACAAAAGGAAATTGCTCAGCGGTTTGATTTCAAGAATACAGAGACTTCATTGGAAAAAAAAGAAGAGTTGATCGTGCTTTCCTCCGCAACAGAAGAGCGATGTCGCGCTGTCTTTCAAGTGCTTCAAGAGAAACTAACCAAAAGAAAAGTGAGTCTTAAATTCCTCTATCCTCAAAAACCAGAACCTGCAGGAAAATGTGGCACTCGGATGAGCATCAAAATCAAAGAAAGGATCGATGGGAAGAAAGGAAAAACATTGGTTCACACTATCAAGGAAAGCAGACGGGAAGTGCAAGCCTACATTCAAAAAAGTCAAGTGTGTGTAACAGGCAAGAACAAAGATGACCTGCAAACGATCATTTAG
- the glmM gene encoding phosphoglucosamine mutase, whose amino-acid sequence MAGQCEWFGTDGMRGVANEYPITPEAALKLGRAITWIAGRRKPHTPRILIGKDTRLSGYMLETAIASGVCSMGGRVILCGPLPTPAIAHLTVSMRADTGVVISASHNPYSDNGIKLFGEDGFKLPKATELEIEHLLNSDQLRSNPKTGPGIGRAEKLEDARGRYVVFVKTTFPRELSLENIRIAIDCAHGSAYKAAPLVFQELGATVTTLGARPNGVNINKDCGALHPTHIRAEVVKKKADLGIALDGDADRVLLIDENGQLVDGDRVMAMCADRMWMEGKLQKNTVVATVMSNLGLERALARRQTKLIRTPVGDRNVVEAMRKKGCNLGGEQSGHLIFSDYISTGDGIIAALQVLAIMVRTGKPLSLLAQSAMDRVPQVLESILFSCKKPLSKMIHLQTEVAKVSKALGKEGRVLIRWSGTEPKLRIMVEGPQEDTLHEWVKELIAAAHQDILQPI is encoded by the coding sequence ATGGCAGGCCAGTGCGAGTGGTTTGGTACAGACGGCATGCGTGGAGTAGCGAATGAATATCCCATCACTCCAGAGGCCGCTTTAAAGCTTGGGCGCGCTATCACTTGGATTGCAGGACGCAGGAAGCCCCACACCCCCCGTATCTTGATTGGAAAAGATACCCGTTTAAGTGGATACATGTTGGAGACGGCCATCGCATCAGGGGTCTGCTCGATGGGAGGGCGTGTTATTCTCTGTGGTCCTCTCCCTACTCCCGCCATTGCTCATCTAACAGTAAGCATGCGGGCCGATACAGGGGTCGTGATCAGCGCAAGTCATAACCCTTACTCAGACAACGGCATCAAATTATTTGGAGAAGATGGATTTAAACTCCCCAAAGCAACCGAATTAGAAATCGAGCATCTCCTCAACAGTGATCAACTGCGAAGTAACCCGAAAACAGGGCCTGGGATTGGCCGCGCTGAAAAATTAGAGGACGCAAGAGGTCGCTATGTTGTATTTGTTAAAACCACTTTTCCTCGCGAACTTTCCCTAGAGAATATCCGGATTGCTATCGATTGCGCTCATGGAAGTGCCTATAAAGCAGCTCCTCTTGTGTTCCAAGAGCTTGGCGCCACGGTAACTACGCTGGGGGCGAGACCCAATGGAGTCAACATTAATAAAGATTGCGGAGCCCTTCATCCCACCCATATACGAGCAGAGGTCGTTAAGAAAAAAGCTGATCTAGGGATTGCACTCGACGGAGATGCCGATCGCGTTCTCCTGATTGATGAAAATGGCCAACTCGTAGATGGCGACAGGGTGATGGCCATGTGTGCTGATCGCATGTGGATGGAAGGGAAACTACAAAAAAATACAGTTGTTGCCACAGTCATGAGTAATCTTGGACTCGAACGAGCTCTCGCTCGACGTCAGACGAAATTAATTCGAACTCCTGTTGGAGATCGCAACGTCGTCGAAGCGATGCGCAAAAAAGGATGCAACCTCGGTGGAGAACAGTCAGGTCATTTAATTTTTTCTGATTATATTTCTACAGGGGATGGAATTATCGCTGCTTTGCAAGTTCTCGCCATTATGGTCCGTACAGGCAAGCCTCTCTCCTTGCTAGCTCAATCGGCTATGGATCGAGTTCCTCAAGTTCTCGAAAGCATCCTTTTCTCATGCAAAAAACCGCTATCCAAAATGATCCATCTTCAGACAGAAGTAGCCAAAGTCAGTAAAGCTCTAGGCAAAGAAGGGCGCGTGTTAATCCGTTGGAGCGGGACTGAACCTAAACTCCGAATCATGGTAGAGGGTCCTCAGGAGGACACCCTCCACGAATGGGTGAAGGAATTGATAGCCGCTGCCCATCAAGACATCCTTCAACCGATTTAG
- the ahcY gene encoding adenosylhomocysteinase, which yields MNLPQSALNEPFPLKAAAKETRYQVADLSLAEWGRREIQLAESEMPGLMAIRAEFKMSQPLKGARIAGCLHMTIQTAVLIETLVELGAEVTWTSCNIYSTQDHAAAAIAKAGVPVFAWKGETDEEYTACIERQLTAFEGGKGPNLLLDDGGDLTAMVHQKHSYLFEGADPVRGLSEETTTGVHRLYEMGKKGELRVPAINVNDSVTKSKFDNLYGCRESLGDGLKRATGVMFAGKVAVVAGFGDVGKGCAQALRGLGARVLITEIDPINALQAAMEGYQVTTMECAAPVGDIFITATGCLHVIRIEHMRVMKDQAVICNIGHFDCEIDVAALEREEGVRKVSIKPQVDQFIFKGGKRIVLLARGRLVNLGCANGHPSFVMSSSFSNQTLAQIELWRNGKAYEKGKVYVLPKKLDEKVAQLHLHKLGVELTRLTPEQAAYLGISPEGPFKPEHYRY from the coding sequence ATGAATCTACCTCAGTCAGCTTTAAATGAACCATTTCCTCTCAAGGCAGCGGCGAAGGAGACTCGCTATCAAGTTGCAGATCTTTCTCTGGCAGAGTGGGGGAGGAGGGAAATTCAACTTGCAGAAAGTGAAATGCCTGGATTGATGGCTATCAGGGCTGAATTTAAAATGAGTCAGCCTCTTAAGGGAGCGCGCATCGCTGGATGTCTCCATATGACGATACAAACTGCCGTGCTTATCGAGACGCTGGTTGAATTAGGTGCGGAAGTAACCTGGACTAGCTGTAATATTTACTCTACTCAAGATCATGCTGCGGCGGCAATTGCGAAAGCCGGTGTCCCTGTTTTTGCTTGGAAAGGGGAGACAGATGAGGAATACACCGCTTGCATTGAACGCCAGTTGACTGCATTTGAAGGGGGAAAAGGGCCTAATTTGCTTCTTGATGATGGAGGGGATCTGACTGCGATGGTTCATCAGAAGCACAGCTATCTTTTTGAAGGAGCTGATCCCGTTCGGGGTCTTTCCGAAGAGACGACAACGGGAGTTCACCGGCTTTATGAAATGGGTAAGAAAGGGGAGCTGCGTGTTCCTGCGATCAACGTCAATGATTCTGTTACGAAATCCAAATTCGACAATCTCTATGGGTGTCGAGAATCCTTAGGGGATGGTCTCAAGCGAGCAACAGGTGTTATGTTTGCTGGCAAGGTAGCTGTTGTGGCTGGCTTTGGAGATGTCGGTAAAGGATGTGCTCAGGCCCTTCGAGGTCTTGGCGCGCGTGTTTTGATTACAGAGATCGATCCAATCAATGCGCTTCAAGCCGCCATGGAGGGATATCAGGTGACTACGATGGAGTGCGCAGCCCCTGTGGGAGACATTTTTATTACCGCTACCGGATGTCTTCATGTCATTCGCATTGAACATATGCGTGTTATGAAAGATCAGGCGGTCATTTGCAATATCGGCCATTTTGACTGTGAAATTGACGTTGCTGCTTTGGAGCGGGAAGAAGGGGTGCGAAAAGTATCCATCAAGCCTCAAGTGGATCAGTTTATTTTCAAAGGGGGCAAGCGTATTGTGCTGCTAGCTCGCGGACGATTGGTGAACTTGGGATGCGCCAACGGTCACCCCTCTTTTGTGATGTCTTCTTCTTTTTCCAATCAGACATTGGCCCAAATTGAGCTCTGGCGAAATGGAAAAGCTTATGAAAAAGGGAAGGTTTACGTTTTGCCTAAAAAGTTAGATGAGAAAGTAGCTCAACTCCACCTGCATAAATTAGGGGTAGAGCTAACTCGTCTTACTCCGGAGCAGGCTGCTTATTTGGGAATCTCTCCCGAGGGGCCTTTTAAACCAGAACATTATCGTTACTAA
- the serC gene encoding 3-phosphoserine/phosphohydroxythreonine transaminase: protein MNSRCINFSPGPSALPLSVLQTAREELLNFSDTGMSVMEQSHRGPVFEAICQETLALIRELCKLPQDYTVLLLQGGASLQFAQVPLNFLGEGETASYLTHGLWGEKALAEARIVAAARGAHIHLAAHTGIEQDGKFAYTRVPLPKETNIHPSSAFLHLTSNETVHGLQFEVDPEHPFPVCPGVPIACDMSSDFLSRPFDYTRFDLIYASAQKNIGPSGVGVVIVRNEWMEKGRLDLPKILQYRIQAQAGSLYHTPPTFAIYMMRQVLLWKKSVGGIEQIAAWNREKSSLIYQQIDRYPELYRSSVERTSRSIMNVVFYLPTAALESAFLVEAKVHGMVGLRGHSRVGGIRVSLYNAIPVEWARTLSEFMGWFAENNG from the coding sequence ATGAATTCTCGCTGTATTAATTTTAGTCCTGGCCCTTCCGCGTTACCTCTTTCTGTATTACAAACTGCTCGAGAAGAGCTCCTCAACTTTTCTGATACCGGCATGTCGGTGATGGAGCAAAGCCATCGGGGGCCGGTCTTTGAAGCGATTTGCCAAGAAACGTTGGCCCTCATTCGAGAGTTGTGCAAATTGCCTCAAGATTATACGGTTCTTCTGCTTCAAGGGGGTGCTTCCCTTCAGTTTGCTCAAGTCCCTCTCAATTTTTTGGGGGAGGGGGAAACAGCTTCTTATTTAACTCATGGTCTTTGGGGGGAAAAAGCCCTTGCCGAAGCGAGGATAGTGGCTGCTGCACGAGGGGCTCATATTCATCTAGCTGCTCACACAGGCATTGAGCAGGACGGTAAATTTGCTTATACAAGGGTCCCCCTCCCAAAAGAGACAAATATTCATCCGTCTTCTGCTTTCTTACACTTAACAAGCAACGAGACAGTCCATGGACTTCAATTTGAAGTTGACCCTGAACATCCTTTTCCTGTTTGTCCAGGGGTTCCCATTGCTTGCGATATGTCGAGTGATTTTTTAAGTCGGCCGTTTGATTATACCCGCTTTGATTTAATCTATGCGAGCGCTCAGAAGAATATTGGACCTAGTGGGGTTGGGGTAGTTATTGTCAGGAATGAATGGATGGAGAAGGGGAGACTGGATCTGCCTAAAATTCTGCAGTATCGAATACAAGCGCAGGCGGGCTCCCTGTACCATACGCCTCCAACCTTTGCTATTTATATGATGAGACAGGTTCTTCTATGGAAAAAGAGCGTTGGAGGGATCGAGCAAATTGCTGCTTGGAATCGTGAGAAATCCTCTTTGATCTATCAACAGATAGATCGCTATCCAGAGCTCTATCGATCTTCTGTGGAGCGCACAAGTCGGAGTATTATGAATGTGGTTTTTTATCTTCCGACCGCTGCGCTTGAATCTGCATTTTTGGTGGAAGCTAAGGTACATGGGATGGTTGGGCTTCGGGGGCATAGTCGTGTGGGAGGAATACGGGTCTCCCTGTATAACGCGATTCCAGTAGAATGGGCTCGAACACTGAGTGAGTTCATGGGGTGGTTTGCAGAGAATAATGGATGA